From the Gemmatimonadales bacterium genome, one window contains:
- a CDS encoding sigma-70 family RNA polymerase sigma factor, which translates to MTKALAVDSYLAGDTESVVARVRVGDPAALEILYRAYETPVFNLARRICRTVEDAEDVLQETFFEVYRSIGQYRGDGPLWGWVRRVASSKALMRLRRNKYRETDELFDEAHAVRREDTPLRMDLEAALERLPETSRAVVWLHDVEGYTHEEIADMMDRTPSFSKSQLSRAHAKLRVWLGEEARA; encoded by the coding sequence ATGACAAAGGCACTGGCAGTGGACTCCTATCTCGCAGGCGACACCGAATCGGTGGTCGCCCGGGTGCGGGTGGGCGATCCGGCCGCGCTGGAGATCCTCTACCGCGCCTATGAGACCCCCGTATTCAATCTGGCCCGCCGTATTTGCCGGACCGTGGAAGATGCGGAAGATGTCCTCCAGGAGACCTTTTTCGAGGTCTACCGCAGCATCGGCCAGTACCGGGGAGACGGCCCGCTCTGGGGTTGGGTGCGGCGCGTGGCCTCGAGCAAGGCGCTGATGCGCCTGCGGCGGAACAAGTACCGTGAAACGGATGAGCTCTTCGACGAAGCGCACGCGGTCCGGCGCGAGGACACGCCACTTCGGATGGATCTCGAGGCCGCCCTGGAGCGCCTCCCGGAAACGTCGCGTGCCGTGGTGTGGCTCCATGACGTCGAGGGGTATACTCACGAAGAAATCGCCGACATGATGGACCGGACCCCGAGCTTCTCCAAGTCGCAGCTGTCGCGTGCGCATGCCAAGCTTCGGGTGTGGCTCGGCGAGGAGGCACGGGCATGA